CCAGCTGCAGGCCGCTCCCGGGGAGTCTGGCGCCCGCTCCCGGCGGGCACCGCTCCCGGGGGCCGCAAGGCCCCGAGCCGCCCGCAGGAGTCACAGCGGCTACCGGCTGCGGCGCAGCGGCGCCAGCCGCTCAGCGGCGGTGCGTGCCGGGAGCGGGAGGCGGCCCGGCCGGGGCACGCCCGCCTCCGGCCGCGCCACCGCCCCTTCCTGTCATGGCCGCTGACGGGCtgcgggagcgcggcggggTGGCGCGGGCCGGCGCCCCCAGGAGCTGAGGGCCCCGctggcggcgcggagcggggaCGTCCCCCAGCCCGGAGCCGGCGGCAGGAGGTGACTGAGGGGCGCCGTGCGGGCAGGGCCTgcgccgggggctgccccggggagcGGCCGTCCCGCCGCCAGCCCACCGACGGTGGGACGGGACGGGGCGCGGCGCGGGCGAGCGGCGCCGCCCCGCTTCGCGCCCGCTGTGGGGGAGCGGGGgccggccgggctgcgggcCAGGCCCGCCGCTGGCCCCCGCCGGGGAGGCGGACGGAAAAGCCGCTTGTTCCGGGTGGCCCAGGCGACCTCGGTAGCTGCGGAGTATCGGCGCCGTGTTTTGGCGTGTGTACCCCGGGAGTGGAGTTCCCTGCGGGGAAAACTATTGCAGAGCGGTGCGTCCGGGTGAGTGCCGGGGTGCGCTTCGGAGGGTCGCTGCCCAGGCCGGAGGAAACGGGAAGGATATTTGCCCGGCGGTAAGGGTGTGCCCGGCGGCACTGACCCCGGGAGGGGCTGGCAGCTAAATTCACATCCCCGCCAGCGTGCAAGCCTCCCCGTGCACAGGGATCCCGAGACTGCCCCTTACTCGAAGGCGCGGGTAAGTGGTGTGCAGCAGCTACCCAGCCCTAAACACCGAGTGAAAAAGGCCCGTGGAGCCTTGAAGTAAGCAGGCACTGATGGGTGCAGGCTGGAGAGCCTATCCTGACTTTACTTCATGGTAAGACTCCCAAAAGATTAGTTTCCACCGAGCTGCATAATAAGATAGCAGACCCACCGTGGCTATCTCATGATAGTTAAGTCATTTACTTTTGTAATTGTGAAGATAAAACCTAAATTTCCTGAGTCCCACACATATAGTTACAATACATCGATCTCATCAGTTGGCTTTTGGCAAGACAATTCcaggggggaaggaagggaaatcCTGTCACAGGCCTTTTCGTTTTCCTTGTAGATACTGCTGAAGTACCTACTTTCCACCGCTTTCCTCGTTTAACTTCACCTTGGGGTCAGCTGGTCGGCAGCATGCCTTCTATTGAGAACACCTCAAAACTTTCCCTGGTCCTCGTTTCATTGCTACTGGAGCTGCCAGTAGCTGAAGCCCTGGAAGCAGGAGATACCATCGCCTTCCTACTAGGCCTTGCTGTCAGCGTCGTCGGATTCTGTGCCTGCCTTGGCTTGTATGCGAGGAAAAGGAATGGACAGCAATGATTTCAAGATGATCCTTGGATGAAGTGAATTTCCAAACACAGCTTGGGGTT
Above is a genomic segment from Nyctibius grandis isolate bNycGra1 chromosome 5, bNycGra1.pri, whole genome shotgun sequence containing:
- the SMIM30 gene encoding small integral membrane protein 30, producing MPSIENTSKLSLVLVSLLLELPVAEALEAGDTIAFLLGLAVSVVGFCACLGLYARKRNGQQ